The following proteins are co-located in the Pseudomonas synxantha genome:
- a CDS encoding tetratricopeptide repeat protein — MIVLWPHWLRPWWLLLLPLLGWLLWQLWHRQKRAGRWQMILPPAFHAVLLSGGNGRESKSPWVVLGIAWLLAVLALLGPSWQRVEQSSQKPSDPLVVLLELTPEMLATDSPPNRLEQARRKLYDLLQARSDAQTAIVVYAGSAHTLVPLSDDLATSRNLLEALRPSIMPEPGHRADLAVEKAMGLLKQGGLGQGRLLLVGSSLSKQERQGIRLQLQSAQAPPLSILGIGSREGTPVTQESGEFLKDDQGAILVPRLDSPTLKAFASEMGGRYRAARLDDKDLRQLGLLDNAQALRNDGQLLLLDTWADQGYWLLLPLLLLAACAGRRGWLFCLPLLLLGAPQPSYAFELQDLWLRPDQQGQYLLKHKRPAEAAERFQDPQWQGVALYEAGNYAEAIKRFAQDSDAYSHYNRGNALAKAGELEAAIDAYEQALEAQPDLQPALKNKALVETLMQAQAQPEPDQPTKNADDETAQPGQTAQPGASGQTAQGGEQSSQGQGEAGTGETQAGATPQPGGNEVPRSELGDERTTTPPLRPADTRLEGERRQALEQWLQEIPDNPGELLRRKFWYEQQQHQDTTR, encoded by the coding sequence ATGATCGTCCTGTGGCCGCATTGGTTGCGCCCGTGGTGGCTGTTGCTGTTGCCGCTGCTTGGCTGGTTACTGTGGCAGTTGTGGCACCGGCAAAAACGCGCCGGGCGCTGGCAGATGATCCTGCCGCCGGCCTTCCATGCCGTATTGCTCAGTGGTGGCAACGGTCGCGAGAGCAAATCGCCCTGGGTGGTGCTCGGCATAGCCTGGCTGTTGGCCGTACTGGCGCTGCTTGGCCCTAGCTGGCAACGGGTGGAACAGTCCAGCCAGAAACCCTCCGATCCGTTGGTGGTACTGCTGGAACTGACCCCGGAAATGCTCGCCACCGACAGCCCGCCCAACCGCCTGGAGCAGGCGCGGCGCAAGCTGTATGACTTGTTGCAAGCGCGCAGCGATGCGCAAACCGCGATCGTCGTATATGCCGGCAGCGCCCACACCCTGGTGCCGCTCTCGGATGACCTGGCCACCAGCCGCAACCTGCTCGAAGCCCTGCGCCCCTCGATCATGCCCGAGCCCGGCCACCGTGCCGACCTGGCGGTTGAAAAGGCCATGGGCCTGCTCAAGCAAGGCGGCCTGGGCCAGGGGCGCCTGCTGCTCGTCGGCTCCTCGCTGTCGAAACAGGAACGCCAAGGCATCCGCCTGCAACTGCAAAGTGCCCAGGCACCGCCCTTGTCGATCCTCGGCATCGGCAGCCGCGAAGGCACGCCAGTGACCCAGGAAAGCGGCGAGTTCCTCAAGGACGACCAGGGCGCGATCCTGGTGCCGCGCCTCGACAGCCCGACCCTCAAGGCCTTCGCCAGTGAAATGGGTGGCCGCTACCGGGCGGCGCGCCTGGATGACAAGGACCTGCGCCAGCTCGGCCTGCTCGACAACGCACAGGCCCTGCGCAACGATGGCCAGTTGCTGCTCCTGGATACCTGGGCCGACCAGGGTTACTGGCTGCTCCTGCCGCTGCTGCTGCTGGCGGCCTGCGCCGGGCGGCGCGGCTGGCTGTTCTGCTTGCCGTTACTGCTGTTGGGCGCCCCGCAGCCCAGCTATGCCTTTGAACTGCAAGACCTGTGGCTGCGCCCCGACCAGCAAGGCCAGTACCTGCTCAAGCACAAGCGCCCGGCCGAAGCCGCCGAACGCTTCCAGGACCCGCAATGGCAAGGCGTGGCGCTGTACGAAGCGGGCAACTACGCCGAGGCCATTAAACGTTTTGCCCAGGACAGCGACGCCTATTCCCACTACAATCGTGGCAATGCCCTGGCCAAGGCCGGTGAACTGGAAGCCGCCATTGACGCTTATGAACAGGCCCTGGAAGCCCAGCCCGACCTGCAACCGGCGCTGAAAAACAAAGCCCTGGTTGAAACGCTGATGCAGGCGCAAGCGCAGCCCGAGCCGGACCAGCCGACAAAAAACGCAGATGACGAAACCGCCCAACCCGGCCAAACTGCGCAACCGGGCGCCAGCGGGCAAACGGCCCAGGGCGGCGAACAGTCGTCCCAAGGCCAGGGCGAAGCCGGCACTGGTGAGACCCAGGCCGGCGCCACTCCACAGCCAGGCGGTAATGAAGTGCCGCGCAGCGAACTGGGCGACGAGCGCA
- a CDS encoding vWA domain-containing protein, with protein MFEFAWPWIFALLPLPWLMRLVLPVADSGEPALKVSYLSDLEGLARRRARANLPGWRQQAPFVVLWLLLLTAAARPQWLGEPLPIAASGRDLLVAVDVSGSMDFPDMHWQGEDVSRLSLVKHLLGDFLQEREGDRVGLILFGSQAYLQAPLTFDRRTVRTWLDEARIGIAGKNTAIGDAIGLALKRLRQRPAQSRVLILITDGANNAGQIDPLTAARLAAEEGVKIYPIGIGADPEQTGSLGILGVNPSLDLDEPALKALAEATGGQYFRAHDGEELQQVKETLDTLEPVEQQPTQARPAHALYSAPLALALILSLLLVIQERWPNNVLQRWFNKLSSKGIFLQQHPEWRQRLQRLRLRRRR; from the coding sequence ATGTTTGAGTTCGCCTGGCCGTGGATCTTCGCCCTGTTGCCTTTGCCCTGGTTGATGCGCCTGGTGCTGCCGGTGGCCGACAGCGGCGAGCCGGCGTTGAAAGTCAGTTACCTCAGCGACCTCGAAGGCCTGGCCCGCCGTCGCGCCCGCGCCAACCTGCCCGGCTGGCGCCAGCAAGCCCCTTTCGTGGTGCTGTGGCTGTTGCTGCTGACCGCCGCCGCCCGCCCGCAATGGCTTGGCGAACCCTTGCCAATTGCTGCCAGTGGCCGGGATCTGCTGGTGGCGGTCGACGTGTCCGGCTCGATGGACTTCCCCGACATGCACTGGCAGGGCGAAGACGTGAGTCGCTTGTCCCTGGTCAAGCACCTGCTCGGGGACTTTCTGCAGGAGCGTGAAGGTGACCGCGTGGGCCTGATCCTCTTCGGCAGCCAAGCCTATCTGCAAGCACCGCTGACCTTCGACCGGCGCACGGTGCGCACCTGGCTGGACGAAGCGCGCATCGGCATTGCCGGCAAGAACACCGCTATCGGCGATGCCATCGGCCTGGCCCTCAAGCGTCTGCGCCAGCGTCCGGCGCAAAGTCGTGTGCTGATCCTGATCACTGATGGCGCCAATAACGCCGGGCAGATCGATCCGTTGACGGCGGCGCGCCTGGCGGCCGAAGAAGGGGTAAAAATCTACCCGATCGGCATCGGTGCCGACCCCGAGCAAACCGGTTCATTGGGCATCCTCGGCGTGAACCCGAGTCTGGACCTCGACGAGCCGGCGCTCAAAGCCTTGGCCGAAGCCACTGGCGGTCAATATTTCCGCGCCCATGACGGCGAGGAGCTGCAGCAAGTCAAGGAGACGCTCGACACCCTGGAGCCCGTCGAACAACAACCGACCCAAGCGCGCCCGGCCCACGCGTTGTACAGCGCCCCGTTGGCCCTGGCGCTGATCTTGAGCCTGTTGCTGGTGATCCAGGAGCGTTGGCCGAACAACGTTTTACAACGCTGGTTCAACAAGCTGTCGAGCAAGGGGATTTTTCTGCAACAACATCCTGAATGGCGCCAGCGCCTTCAGCGCCTGCGTTTGCGGAGGCGCCGATGA
- a CDS encoding DUF4381 domain-containing protein, which produces MSSLDQLQPLIAPPTIGFWPPAPGWWLLLLVIPLLGWGLWSLRHLLPTRHPVARAEQPLDPLRIAALAELALMPKPYDGAPAGAWLQQLNGLLKRLCRNDYPYSQSHTLNGRKWLAFLDNRCPAAGLTRWMVLVEGAYKPECKLDDKAIAGLTQAVDTWIRKHV; this is translated from the coding sequence CAACCATTGGTTTCTGGCCACCTGCGCCGGGCTGGTGGCTGTTGCTGCTGGTGATCCCACTGCTCGGTTGGGGCCTGTGGTCGTTGCGTCACTTGCTGCCGACCCGCCACCCCGTGGCCCGCGCCGAACAACCGCTGGACCCGTTGCGCATCGCCGCCCTGGCCGAGTTGGCGCTGATGCCCAAGCCTTACGACGGCGCCCCCGCCGGCGCTTGGCTGCAACAACTCAACGGCCTGCTCAAGCGCCTGTGTCGCAACGACTACCCTTACAGCCAGAGCCACACCCTCAACGGGCGCAAATGGCTGGCCTTCCTGGATAACCGCTGCCCCGCGGCCGGCCTGACGCGCTGGATGGTGCTGGTGGAAGGCGCCTACAAACCCGAATGCAAACTCGATGACAAAGCCATCGCCGGCCTGACCCAGGCCGTCGACACCTGGATCCGCAAACATGTTTGA